ACCCGGCGGCCGAGTTCGTCGATCGGGATCGGTGTCGTGGCCGCGACCAGGACGAGGTTGCCGAACCGCTTGCCGCGCAGCACCGCCGGATCCGCCACCAGGCAGACCTCCGGGAACACCGCCAGCAGGGTGGCCGTCTGGGCCCGCGCGAACGCCAGGGCCGACCCGTCGGCGATGTTGGCGACCAGCCTGCCGCCCGGCGCGAGGGCCCGCGCGGCGAGCGCGGCGAACTCCGTCGTCGCACAGTGGGCCGGCACCCGGGCGCCCGAGAAGACGTCCACGATCACCAGGTCGGCGGCGCCCTCGGGCGCGCGTTCCAGCACCGAGCGGGCGTCCGCACCGCGTACCCTGATCTGCCATCCGCGTTCCAACGGCAGCTGTGCGCGCACCAGTTCGGTCAGCGCGGTGTCGATCTCGGCGACCTGCTGCCGGGAGCGGGGCCGGGTCGCGGCGACGTAGCGGGCCAGGGTGAGCGCACCACCGCCCAGGTGCAGCACGCCGATCGGCCGGCCGGGCGGCGCGGCGAGATCGACGAGGTGGCCGATCCGGCGCTGGTACTCGAAACCGAGATGGGCGGGGTCGTCCAGGTCGACCAGTGACTGCGGGGCGCCGTCGAGGAAGAGCTCCCAGCCGCGCGGGCGGTCCCGGTCGGGACGCAGTTCGGCGGTGCCCGAGTCGACGGGGTGCACCAGCGGACCCTGCGCGTGGCTGCGCCCGCCCGGGTCCTGCGTCGTCGCGTCGGCGGGCGGCCCGTCGGCCGGGCGGGCCCTGCCGGCCCGGTTGCTGCGTCCCATGGCGGCCATTATCCGGCACCCGCGGTGCGGCGGCCCGGGCCGCCCCGGCGGGCGTCTGCGCAGGTCGGCCCGGTGGGCGGGGCGCGGACGGAAGCCCGGTCGGCGGCGAGGGGCGGCTCAGAACGGGCCGAGGCCGCCAGCGGTGAGGGTGCAGGCCGCCTCGCAGAGCGCCGAGCGGAGCACCCAGGCGTCGGTCGGCCGGGCCGTTGACTGCGGCCCGGCGGGCGGCATGACCCAGCGCGGGTCGGTCGGCGGGAGGAGGTCCGCCCCGGGTGTACAGGAGCTGCCGGGGAGGTGCCAGCTGCGGGCCGTCCCGGCCGGGACGAGGAAGGAGACCGCCGAGCCGCCGGCGCTCTGCAGGACGGCGCCGCACGCCCGGCGCAGCCGGAGGATGTCGACGGTCTCCAGCCCGTGCCGGACGGTGACGGTCACGGTGTCGTAGTCGGCGGGTGCGCGGGTCGCGCTGCCGCCGCCGCCGGCGGACGAGGTCCCGCGGTCGGGCCGGAGGCCGCCGTCCAGACCGTCCGGCAGCAGGGCCGGGGTGTGGCCGACCGGCACCCGGGGGGCGGTCGGCCGTCGGTACTGGGGCACTCCGGTGGCCATGGGGACCTCCTGTCACCTCGTCAGTTCGAAAGCTCCGGGCCGCCCGATCGTGGGGGTGGGTGCCGGGGGCTTCCACGTATCAGGACAACGCAGGCAGGGGGCCGGAGGCCACGGCCACGGCTGCGGCAAGCCATGGCATTTCATGGCGGAACCCGGCAACCGTGCCCGTGTTGTCCGTAATTGAGGGCATCGATCCTGCTCACTCGGCGCGCCCGACCGGTGACTCCCGGTACTGTCGTGCCAGCACCGCACGGACACCCCATCCGTCCGTCGCGGCGCGGAGACCGCCGGCAGCACCACCAGTACGACCCCTCACCTGTACGACCCTCGGAGCGCAGCGATGGCAGCCACGAGTCCTGGCGGGCCCCGGTCCGCACCGGCCGCCCCCAATGTCGTGATGCGCGGGCTGCGCGGCGACCTCTCCGCAGGGGAGTTCGCGATCGCGGTCCGCCGGGCGGCCCGGGAGATCGGCGAGCACGTGTCCTGCGATGCCCGCTATGTCGGCCGGGTCGAATCCGGGGAGATCCGCTGCCCCAACTACGCCTACGAGAGGGTGTTCCGGCACATGTGGCCGGACCGGTCACTGGCCGACCTCGGCTTCGCGCCCCGCACGACGGTCCGCCGACGCACGGGAGAGGCCGGGCCGTCCCCGTGCCGGCACCCGACGTCGGGCACCATCGTGACGAGGAGAACGACGACGTGCGTCGCCGTACGTTCCTGACCGGCGGCTCGACCGCCCTGGCGTCCGTGCTCGGCCTGGACGGGCCCGCCGACGCCGCATCCGGGCCGGACGGCCCGGCCGCCCCGGCGACGCCGTCCGCGCCGTCGCTCCCACCGGCGCAGCAGGCGCTGCCCGTCCCCCGCAAGGTGGGGGCGGCGGAGGTGCGCGGTGTGGAGCAGGCCGTCCGGGACATCCGCCTGCTGGACGACGCGCACGGCGCGGACGCCCTCTTCGAGCTGGCGGGCCAGTCCCTGCGCCATGCCTACGTGTTGCTCAACGAGGGCGAGTACAGCCCGGCCACGGAGCGCAGGTTGCAGGCGAGCGCCGGTGAACTGGCCGTTTCGGTCGGCTGGTTGGCCCACGACTCGAACCGGCTGGCGGATGCCAGGTCGTTCTACTCGGAGGCGCTGGCCACCGCGCGGATGGCCGGTGACGCGGCGCTGGAGGCGCACGTCTTCTGCAACATCGCCTTCCTGGCCCGGGATGCCGGACGGCCGCGGGAGGCGCTGCGGGCCGCGCAGGCCGGCCAGGCCGCCGCCCACGACCTCGGCTCGGCGCGGCTGTCGGCGCTGCTGGCGATGCGCGAGGCGGGCGGCTGGGCGCTGTTGCAGGACCGGTCGGCGTGCGAGCGGTCGCTGGCGCGGGCGACCGGGCTGTTCGACCGGGGCCGGGGCGAGGCGGATCCGGAGTGGATGTCGTTCTTCGGCGAGGCCGAACTGGCCGGGCTGGAGGCGCAGTGCTGGTCGGCGCTGGGCGAGTGGGACGTGGCCAGTGAGCGGGCCGGGCGGGCGATAGCGCTGCAGGATCCGCACTTCCTGCGCAACCGGGCGCTGTACACGGCGGAGTTGGCGCACGACCGGCTGGGCCGGGGCGACCTGGTGGGCGCCGCGGGCCACGGATCGGCGGCGGTGGCGCTGCTCGGCGAGGTCCGGTCGGCGCGGATCCGCGGGATGCTGGCCGGTACCGCCCGGCAGCTGCGCACGCACGGGGCGGTACCGGAGGTGGCCGGCTTCCTGGACGCGTACGACGGCGCCCTCGCGGTGGCCTGAGGCCCGGCCGGGCCGGTGGGACCTGCGGGGCGGCCGCCGCTGCGGGGCGGGCTCAGCCGAGGCCGTCGAGGTGGCTGTGGTCGTTCCAGATCTCGACGGCCGGCAGCCCGTACTCCCAGGAGAGCACCGAGAGCGCCGCGGTGCCGAGCTTGAACCGCTGGGCGTACTCCGGCGGCAGGCCGAGCCAGCGGGCGGTGAGGATGCGCAGCAGGTGGCCGTGGGCGAAGAGCACCACGTCGCAGTCGGCCGCGTGCATGGTGGTGGTCTCGGGGTGCGGGACGCCGTGGGTGTCGCGGACGTCGTCGAGGAAGCCGTCGACCCGGGCGGCGACCTCGGCGAGCTTCTCGCCGCCGGGGACGCCGTCGCGCCAGATCAGCCAGCCCGGGTGGTCGGTGGCGCGGATGTCGGTGCCGGTGCGGCCCTCGTACTGTCCGTAGTCCCACTCCAGCAGTTCGTCGCGGTCGACGGCGCGGTCGCCGAACCCGGCGAGCTCGCAGGTCTCGCGGGCGCGGGAGAGCGGGCTGGTGTAGACGCGGGCGTCGGTGAGGCCGTTCCAGGGCGCGCGGGCGAGGCGGGCGCCGAGGGCGCGCGCCATCGCGCGGCCCTCCTCGGTGAGCGGCACGTCGGTGCGGCCGGTGTGGCGGCCGGTGGCCGACCAGGCGGTCTCGCCGTGGCGGACGAGCACGATGCGGGCGGGCATGGGGGGACTCCTCGCAGCAGGATTCGCGGCGGCCTGGCTCGCCATTGAGGGCCGGATCCCCATGATCCCGCACCCGGCGACTACTCGCCGGTAACCCAGGTCTGCCCGGCCGCCCCCGGCTGTCTCCGGCGCCCGCCCGCCTGCCGCCGGCGGCCCTTCCGGAGGAGGCGGCCCCGATTGTCGGTGGCGGATGCAACACTGGGCCGCACCATGAACGTCTCGCACCTGGGGCAGTCAGAGCCGCTCGCGCAGCGCCTCTCCGAGCTGCGCGGCCGGGCGCCGCAGCGCAGTCTCGACGCCCGTGCCCTCGCCGCGCTCGCCGCCAATCCCGGCTGCCGCCGCCGCTCGCTGCTGGACGCCGCGGGCGTCGACAAGGCGGCCGTCGCCAAGCAGCTCGGCCGACCCGCGCCGTTCGGCCAGTCCCCGTTCGCGCTGGCCCGCGGCAACGTCTTCGAGGCCCGGCTGAAGCAGGACGGCTACGCCGCCCTGCTGGAGCCGCTGCGCCGCCACCTCGGTCTGCCCGCCGAGGACGGCGCCCCGCTGGCCGTGCCCGACCTGCTGCGCCGCTCCTCCCCGCGGTGCGCGCCGATCGGACGGCCCAGGTCCTCGCCGAGGCCGCCGCCGACCCGACCGGCTGGCACCTGCTGGACCACCCGATGCTGCGGCTCACGGTGGCCGGCAGCCCCGCCTACCTGGAGCCGGACGCCCTGATCGTGCACGGCGGCCGGTCGACGGTCGTGGAGATCAAGTCCTTCCCGGTGCTCGACGGCACCGCCGACCCCGCCAAGGTGGGCGCCGCGGCCCGGCAGGCCGCGGTGTACGTGCTGGCCCTGCAGGAGACGGCCGCGGCCCTGGCCGGAGTGCCGGTCGGCCGCGGCCCGTACGCGCAGCAGGAGCTGCCGGGCGGCCCGTCGACCACGGTGCTGCTGGTCTGCCCGCGGGACTTCTCCAACCGGCCGACGGCCGCCGCGGTGGACGTCCGCCGGGAGCTGGCCACCACCCGCCGCCAGTTGAGCCGGATGACCGGGATCGGCGGGCTGCTGGCAGACCTGCCGGCCGGCACCACCTTCGACCTCGTGCCGGACGGGGCGGGCGCGCCGACCCGGTCCGCCGAGGAGCTGGCGGCAGCGGTCGGCTCGGTGCCCGCGGCGTACAGCCCGGACTGCCTGTCGACCTGCGAGCTCGGCTTCCACTGCCGGGCGCAGGCCCGCTGCGGCGACGCGGTCGAGCAGCTCGGCCGGGGCGTGCGGGGCGAACTCGGTTCGATCCGCACGGTCGCGGCCGCCCTGGCCGCCGCCGCACCGGCGGCACCGGCCACCGGGGCCGACGCCGAGGCGGCCACCGGGGCCGACGCCGGGGCGGCCGCCGGAGCCGACGCCGAGGCCGACGAGGCCTCCGCACGGCTGCGCAGGGCCGCGGCGCTGCGCGCCGAGGCGCTCGGGAGGCCCCGTTGACCACCCGTCACCACGGCCCGCACCGCCGGGGGTCCGCCGGATGAGCCTGCTGAACACCCTCGCCCGGCTGGAGGCCGTCCGCAGCGGCCGCGCCGAGCCGCTGGCGACCGTCCGCCACCGCCATCTGTCGGACCGTCCGATGGTGGTGGTGCCGCTGGCCGCGGCGGGCGAGTCGGGTGCCCCGCTCGCCGTGATGCTCGGCACCGAACGGGACGCGCCGCGGACGCACATCGTGGCCCAGCCCCTCAACCGCACGCTGCGCTTCGACTTCCTGGCCCGGTTCGGCGCCGACGTCCTGCCGTACCTGGAGTCCTTCGGCGACGACGTCGAGCAGATCGAGGGCTCCGAGCGGGATCCGGAGACGGGCGACAGGACGCAGGTCTTCCGGGAGCTGTGCGCGGACGCACCGCAGCTGATCGTGCCGAACTCGGCCGCGGTGCAGCACCTGGCGCTGATCGGCCGCTCCACCCGGTTCCGGCGCACCGCCGAGGACGCCGACCCGGGCCCGTACCCGGCGCCGACCCAGGTGCCGCTGCTGGGGCGCTGGCTGACGCACCTCACCGACCGGGCACAGGTGCCGGGTTCCAGCCTGCTGCTGCCGATGACGGGGCTGCTCGCCCGGCACTGGGCGACCGGTCAGAGCCACCTGGAGGACCAGCACCTGGCCGCCCAGCTGGCCTGGCACGACCCGGCGCCGGGCCTGTCCGGCGCCGAGGCCGCCGAGCGGGCCGAGTCGGAGCGCGGCCCGGACGGCCGGCTGCGGCACCCGCCGGCCGGCCCCGCCACCGACCCGCGGTTCGACGAGGCGGTGCTGGTGCCCGCGATCGCCCGGTACGACGCGGCGACGTCCGCCGCCCGGTCGGCGTCCGGCGCCGAGGCCGGGCGGGCCGAACTGCTGGTCAAGCAGGCCCTGGAGCGGCTCCACGAGGAGCTGGCCCGGGTCATGCTGCCGACCTGGGAGGACATCTGGCGCGGCCTCGACCTGCTGCGCACGCTGCCGCCCGGCGGGCACGTCGCCGACCGCTGGGAGGGCGACCGCTGGTCGTACACCGGCCACCGGGACCGGCTCGCGGCGGGCGAGCCGCCGCAGCCCCGGCAGGACGACGCGGTGACGGCCGCCCGCAAGCTCGCCCAGCGGGAGCGCGAGCAGGTCCGGCTCGACGTCCAGGAGGCGCTGGACGACCCGCTGGCGATGGCCGGGCACCGGCTCGCCGGCGAGGCCTTCGCGGGCGAGGTGGCGGAGGTGGTGCCGGAGTACGACACCTCGGGGCGCAGCGCCAAGCCCCGGCCGCTGCTGGTGGTGCGGACGGCGGACAGCCCGCACGCGGACCCGGGCCGCGACGTGCACCGGGTGCCGGCCCCGGGCGGGCCGCAGGGCCCGGCGCCGGCGGCGCAGCGCGCGGTGGTGGTCGGTGCGGACGCGGCCGCGGGCACGGTGACCGTCCGGGTGGTGTCCGGCATGGGCCGGAAGAAGGAGCCGGAGCCGGGCAGCCTGCCGGAGGTCGGCGAGCGGGTGGTGTTCACGCTGTTCGAGCTGACGGCGCGCCAGTCGGCGCCGCTGCCGGAGCCGGAGGACACCCCGTGGACGCACGGCGGGCCGCCAGGGGTGCCCCGGTGTCGGCCGGTGGGACGGAAGAGTGGGAATGAGCGGCGGGATGACGGACGATCAGGCGCCGGGCGCCGCGGCGGACGCCGCCGTGGCCGCGATCCTGGAGGCGGCGGTGCGGCCGGCCCCCGGGGCTCCGCGCGGCGTGGTGGTGGACTCCCCGCCGGGCGCGGGCAAGTCGACGCTGGTGGTGCGGGCGGCCCGGGAGCTGGTCGCGGCCGGCGAGCGGCTGATGATCGTCGCGCAGACCAACAGCCAGGTCGACGACCTGGTGGACCGGCTCGCCGTGAAGGCGCCGGACGTCACGATCGGCCGGTTGCACGCGGGTGACTCGCGCCCGGCACCGGAGGCGCTGCGGCACGTCAACGTCACCGCCTCGGAGAAGGCCGCGGACCTGCTGGAGCAGGACGTGGTGGTCTCCACCGCGGCGAAGTGGCAGTGGGTGAAGGCCGAGGCGCCGTGGCGGCACGCGATCGTCGACGAGGCGTACCAGATGCGTTCGGACGCGTTGCTGGCGGTGGCCCGGCTGTTCGAGCGGGCGCTGTTCGTCGGCGACCCGGGCCAGTTGGACCCGTTCACGGTGGTGGGGACGGACCAGTGGGCGGGGCTGTCGTACGACCCGTCGAGCAGTGCCGTGGTGACGCTGCTGGCGCACAACCCGGCGATCCGGCCGCACCGGCTGCCGGTCTCCTGGCGGCTGCCGGCGTCGGCGGCGCCGCTGATCTCGTCGGCGTTCTACCCGTACACACCGTTCCGGTCCGGGACGGGGCCGGGTGAGCGGCGGCTGACGGCGGCGGCACGCGCGGACGGCTCCGCGGTGGACGCCGCGATCGACGAGGCGGTGGAGCACGGCTGGGCACTGCTGGAGCTGCCGGCCCGGCACACGGTGCGGACGGATCCGCAGGCGGTGGCGGCGGTGGCCGCGACGGTGCGGCGGCTGCTGGACCGCGGCCTGACGGCGCACTCCGAGCAGGGGTCGGGCCCGGTCGCGGCCGGGCGGATCGCGGTGGGCACGGCGCACCGGGATCAGGCGGCGGCCGTCCGGCAGGCGCTCGCCGCCCTGGGCGTCCCGGTGGATCCGGCGGCGGGCCCGGCGGTGACGGTCGACACCGCCAACCGCCTGCAGGGCCGCGAGTACGACGTGACGGTGGTGCTGCACCCGCTGTCGGGGCGGCCGGACGCGACGGCGTTCCACCTGGAGACGGGCCGGCTGTGCGTGCTGGCCTCCCGGCACCGGCACGCGTGCATCGTGGTGGCGCGGGCGGGGATCGCCGAACTGCTGGACGAGCATCCGTCGACGGAGCCGGTGCAGCTG
The Kitasatospora paranensis genome window above contains:
- a CDS encoding fused MFS/spermidine synthase, with amino-acid sequence MGRSNRAGRARPADGPPADATTQDPGGRSHAQGPLVHPVDSGTAELRPDRDRPRGWELFLDGAPQSLVDLDDPAHLGFEYQRRIGHLVDLAAPPGRPIGVLHLGGGALTLARYVAATRPRSRQQVAEIDTALTELVRAQLPLERGWQIRVRGADARSVLERAPEGAADLVIVDVFSGARVPAHCATTEFAALAARALAPGGRLVANIADGSALAFARAQTATLLAVFPEVCLVADPAVLRGKRFGNLVLVAATTPIPIDELGRRVASDSALGRIEHGRGLVDFTAGASPLTDASAVPSPAPPPGVFR
- a CDS encoding AAA family ATPase, translated to MTDDQAPGAAADAAVAAILEAAVRPAPGAPRGVVVDSPPGAGKSTLVVRAARELVAAGERLMIVAQTNSQVDDLVDRLAVKAPDVTIGRLHAGDSRPAPEALRHVNVTASEKAADLLEQDVVVSTAAKWQWVKAEAPWRHAIVDEAYQMRSDALLAVARLFERALFVGDPGQLDPFTVVGTDQWAGLSYDPSSSAVVTLLAHNPAIRPHRLPVSWRLPASAAPLISSAFYPYTPFRSGTGPGERRLTAAARADGSAVDAAIDEAVEHGWALLELPARHTVRTDPQAVAAVAATVRRLLDRGLTAHSEQGSGPVAAGRIAVGTAHRDQAAAVRQALAALGVPVDPAAGPAVTVDTANRLQGREYDVTVVLHPLSGRPDATAFHLETGRLCVLASRHRHACIVVARAGIAELLDEHPSTEPVQLGVAVKFPDGWEANHAVLAHLGEHRVPLV
- a CDS encoding histidine phosphatase family protein — translated: MPARIVLVRHGETAWSATGRHTGRTDVPLTEEGRAMARALGARLARAPWNGLTDARVYTSPLSRARETCELAGFGDRAVDRDELLEWDYGQYEGRTGTDIRATDHPGWLIWRDGVPGGEKLAEVAARVDGFLDDVRDTHGVPHPETTTMHAADCDVVLFAHGHLLRILTARWLGLPPEYAQRFKLGTAALSVLSWEYGLPAVEIWNDHSHLDGLG